From Anopheles arabiensis isolate DONGOLA chromosome 3, AaraD3, whole genome shotgun sequence, a single genomic window includes:
- the LOC120900278 gene encoding putative inorganic phosphate cotransporter isoform X2: MTVSKEYLANAEPEKPNQRFGTRHYIVFMLFLGMANAYVMRTNMSVAIVAMVNQTAIEKDAEVFDDECPDTDYGEDTHDSGQDGEFIWSTSMQGYILSSFFYGYVITQIPFGLLAKRYGAMRFLGWGMLINSVFAFVVPVAARQGGAGWLIAVRFIQGLGEGPIVPCTHAMLAKWIPPNERSRVGSIVYSGAQFGTVISMPLSGLLADHGFDGGWPSIFYVFGIIGTVWSIAFLLTCHEDPVTHPSIREDEKKYIQQSLWGNASVHIPPIPWTSIAKSLPFYAILLAHLGQNYGYETLMTELPTYMKQVLRFSIKTNGVLSALPYLAMWLFSIVVGWVADWMLTSGRVNHTWTRKISNSIGQYGPAIALIIASYTGCSRALTVAILTVGVGLNGGIYAGFKINHLDITPRYAGVLMAFTNCSANLAGLLAPIAAGNIIEGKPTIAQWRIVFVIAACVYLFTATFYNVFASGARQFWDDPENDEPQKPSIEAPSHSEANGNNGTTLTHRTVNEQTS; the protein is encoded by the exons ATGACGGTCAGCAAGGAGTATCTGGCTAATGCCGAACCGGAGAAACCGAACC AGCGGTTCGGTACGCGACATTACATCGTGTTCATGCTGTTCCTCGGCATGGCCAATGCGTACGTGATGCGCACGAACATGTCGGTCGCCATCGTGGCGATGGTGAACCAGACGGCGATCGAGAAGGATGCGGAAGTGTTCGACGACGAGTGCCCGGACACGGACTACGGCGAGGATACGCACGATTCCGGGCAGGACGGCGAGTTCATCTGGAGCACCAGCATGCAGGGCTACATCCTGTCGTCCTTCTTCTACGGCTACGTCATCACGCAGATCCCGTTCGGGCTGCTGGCCAAGCGGTACGGCGCGATGCGCTTCCTGGGCTGGGGCATGCTGATCAACTCGGTGTTTGCGTTCGTGGTGCCGGTCGCCGCCCGACAGGGCggtgctggctggctgatCGCCGTCCGCTTCATCCAGGGGCTGGGCGAGGGTCCGATTGTGCCCTGTACGCATGCCATGCTGGCGAAGTGGATTCCACCGAACGAGCGGTCGCGCGTCGGATCGATCGTGTACTCGGGCGCACAGTTCGGCACGGTGATATCGATGCCACTGTCCGGGCTGCTGGCGGACCACGGCTTTGACGGCGGTTGGCCGTCGATCTTCTACGTGTTCGGTATCATCGGCACGGTCTGGTCGATCGCGTTCCTGCTGACCTGCCACGAGGATCCGGTGACGCATCCGAGCATCCGGGAGGACGAGAAGAAGTACATCCAGCAGTCGCTGTGGGGCAACGCGTCCGTGCACATTCCACCGATTCCGTGGACGAGCATCGCCAAGTCGCTGCCGTTCTACGCGATCCTGCTGGCGCATTTGGGCCAGAACTATGGCTACGAGACGCTGATGACGGAGCTGCCCACCTACATGAAGCAGGTGCTGCGGTTCTCCATCAAGACG AACGGTGTCCTTTCGGCCCTGCCCTACCTGGCGATGTGGCTGTTCTCGATCGTGGTCGGCTGGGTGGCCGACTGGATGCTGACGTCCGGTCGCGTCAACCACACCTGGACGCGCAAGATCTCCAACAGCATCGGCCAGTACGGTCCGGCGATCGCGCTCATCATCGCGTCGTACACCGGCTGCAGCCGGGCGCTCACCGTCGCCATCCTGACGGTCGGCGTCGGGCTGAACGGTGGCATCTACGCCGGCTTCAAGATCAACCATCTGGACATTACGCCCCGGTACGCGGGCGTACTGATGGCGTTCACCAACTGCTCCGCCAATCTGGCCGGTCTGCTGGCGCCGATCGCGGCCGGCAACATCATCGAGGGCAAACCGACCATCGCCCAGTGGCGCATCGTGTTCGTGATAGCCGCGTGCGTCTATCTGTTCACGGCCACGTTCTACAACGTGTTTGCGTCGGGCGCCCGCCAATTCTGGGACGACCCGGAGAACGACGAACCGCAGAAGCCCTCGATCGAGGCACCATCGCACAGCGAGGCGAACGGTAACAACGGTACGACCCTAACGCATCGGACGGTGAACGAGCAGACGTCGTAG
- the LOC120900278 gene encoding putative inorganic phosphate cotransporter isoform X1, with protein sequence MPENRDRSNHVLVWEQAEMATDEGVLPAKRFGTRHYIVFMLFLGMANAYVMRTNMSVAIVAMVNQTAIEKDAEVFDDECPDTDYGEDTHDSGQDGEFIWSTSMQGYILSSFFYGYVITQIPFGLLAKRYGAMRFLGWGMLINSVFAFVVPVAARQGGAGWLIAVRFIQGLGEGPIVPCTHAMLAKWIPPNERSRVGSIVYSGAQFGTVISMPLSGLLADHGFDGGWPSIFYVFGIIGTVWSIAFLLTCHEDPVTHPSIREDEKKYIQQSLWGNASVHIPPIPWTSIAKSLPFYAILLAHLGQNYGYETLMTELPTYMKQVLRFSIKTNGVLSALPYLAMWLFSIVVGWVADWMLTSGRVNHTWTRKISNSIGQYGPAIALIIASYTGCSRALTVAILTVGVGLNGGIYAGFKINHLDITPRYAGVLMAFTNCSANLAGLLAPIAAGNIIEGKPTIAQWRIVFVIAACVYLFTATFYNVFASGARQFWDDPENDEPQKPSIEAPSHSEANGNNGTTLTHRTVNEQTS encoded by the exons ATGCCGGAAAATCGTGATCGCTCCAACCATGTGCTCGTGTGGGAGCAGGCAGAAATGGCCACGGACGAGGGCGTCTTACCGGCAA AGCGGTTCGGTACGCGACATTACATCGTGTTCATGCTGTTCCTCGGCATGGCCAATGCGTACGTGATGCGCACGAACATGTCGGTCGCCATCGTGGCGATGGTGAACCAGACGGCGATCGAGAAGGATGCGGAAGTGTTCGACGACGAGTGCCCGGACACGGACTACGGCGAGGATACGCACGATTCCGGGCAGGACGGCGAGTTCATCTGGAGCACCAGCATGCAGGGCTACATCCTGTCGTCCTTCTTCTACGGCTACGTCATCACGCAGATCCCGTTCGGGCTGCTGGCCAAGCGGTACGGCGCGATGCGCTTCCTGGGCTGGGGCATGCTGATCAACTCGGTGTTTGCGTTCGTGGTGCCGGTCGCCGCCCGACAGGGCggtgctggctggctgatCGCCGTCCGCTTCATCCAGGGGCTGGGCGAGGGTCCGATTGTGCCCTGTACGCATGCCATGCTGGCGAAGTGGATTCCACCGAACGAGCGGTCGCGCGTCGGATCGATCGTGTACTCGGGCGCACAGTTCGGCACGGTGATATCGATGCCACTGTCCGGGCTGCTGGCGGACCACGGCTTTGACGGCGGTTGGCCGTCGATCTTCTACGTGTTCGGTATCATCGGCACGGTCTGGTCGATCGCGTTCCTGCTGACCTGCCACGAGGATCCGGTGACGCATCCGAGCATCCGGGAGGACGAGAAGAAGTACATCCAGCAGTCGCTGTGGGGCAACGCGTCCGTGCACATTCCACCGATTCCGTGGACGAGCATCGCCAAGTCGCTGCCGTTCTACGCGATCCTGCTGGCGCATTTGGGCCAGAACTATGGCTACGAGACGCTGATGACGGAGCTGCCCACCTACATGAAGCAGGTGCTGCGGTTCTCCATCAAGACG AACGGTGTCCTTTCGGCCCTGCCCTACCTGGCGATGTGGCTGTTCTCGATCGTGGTCGGCTGGGTGGCCGACTGGATGCTGACGTCCGGTCGCGTCAACCACACCTGGACGCGCAAGATCTCCAACAGCATCGGCCAGTACGGTCCGGCGATCGCGCTCATCATCGCGTCGTACACCGGCTGCAGCCGGGCGCTCACCGTCGCCATCCTGACGGTCGGCGTCGGGCTGAACGGTGGCATCTACGCCGGCTTCAAGATCAACCATCTGGACATTACGCCCCGGTACGCGGGCGTACTGATGGCGTTCACCAACTGCTCCGCCAATCTGGCCGGTCTGCTGGCGCCGATCGCGGCCGGCAACATCATCGAGGGCAAACCGACCATCGCCCAGTGGCGCATCGTGTTCGTGATAGCCGCGTGCGTCTATCTGTTCACGGCCACGTTCTACAACGTGTTTGCGTCGGGCGCCCGCCAATTCTGGGACGACCCGGAGAACGACGAACCGCAGAAGCCCTCGATCGAGGCACCATCGCACAGCGAGGCGAACGGTAACAACGGTACGACCCTAACGCATCGGACGGTGAACGAGCAGACGTCGTAG